ATCGTGTCCCCAGCGACATTTTGACAACCGTGACCCGTTTTCAAGATCCTCTTTCTTTCGATACCCCTCTGGTTTCAGATTCACTTTAGTTTACATAATATATCTTATGCGACGTAATGTGTTTACGTCCGGCTTTTGCCGTCGCCGTCTAGGCACGTCTCCTCCGGAATGATGCATGAGTTGTCGCCCACGGAAATTTTCGACATTTTCGGTGGGACTATGTTAAATTGCCCGCCAATCAAGACGTTTTTCAACTGAAGGAACTTTAGATCGATGAAAATTGAGTGGTACCCCGGGCACATGGCGAAAGCCCGTCGGCAGGTGGCCGATGTCATCATATCCTTCGACGTCATTATCGAAGTGCTTGACGCCCGTCTTCCCGTTTCCAGCGCCAACCCGATTCTAGGCACCCTGCGTCGCCATAAACCCTGCATCAAGATTCTGAACAAAAGCGATCTCGCCGACCCGGAGATCACCCAGGCGTGGGTACGCTTTTTCGATGCCCAGAAAGACGTGCGCGCCCTCCCCTACGATGCTCGTGACCGGGGCCAGGTCGGATTCATCACCAAATTGTGCAAACAGCTTGCGCCCAAGCGCGCCAAGCCCGGCTTTCCCCTGCGAGCCATGGTGGTCGGCATCCCCAATGTCGGCAAATCGACCCTGATCAATACCCTCGCCGGCAAGAAGATGGCGAGGGTCGGCGACCGCCCGGCCATCACCACCTGCCACCAGCAGGTCGACTTGCGCAACGGCATTATGCTCTCCGACACGCCAGGGCTGCTCTGGCCGGATATGGAAAATCAGGATGTCGCCTATCGGCTGGCGGCGAGCGGCGCCATCGGCGACAGCGCCATCGATTATCTCGAAGTGGCGCTCTATGCCGGGGACTATCTACTGCGCCGCTATCCCGAAATGCTGCGCGAGCGCTACGGCCTGAACGATCTTCCCGAGACGCCCACCGCGCTGGTCGAGGCGATCGGCCACAAACGGGGTTGCCTGATGGCCGGCGGCGAGATCGATATGCACCGCGCTGCCGAGGCCTTTATCCGCGAACTGCGTGGCGGCAAGCTCGGCCGCATCAGCTTCGAGGAGCCTTCAGAAGAAACCTTAGATTCAACCGATAACTCATAGATAATACTGGAGATTTTATGCTGGTCGATTTTTACGTCGGGAATATCGCCTTCGAGACCACCGAAGAGGAACTGCAGAAGCTTTTCGAGGTGGCGGGCAAGGTGCGCTCCATCCACATGATCACCGATCACCAGACCGGTCAGTTCAAGGGCTGCGCCTACGTCAAGATGGCCGACGTCAAGGTGCGCGAGGTGGTCGATACCCTCGACGGCGCCCTCCTCGGTCCGCGCAAGATTGAGGTTTCGGAAGCCCGGCCGCAAAAACCGGGGCCACCCGCCAGGCCCGGAAGCGGAAAAAAGCCCAACCGTCCCGGAAAGCGCCGCCTGTAACATTTTCCATCCAGGAGGAAGCTTATGAAGATCGCCGTCATCATTGGCAGCCCTCGCGGCATGAAAGGCAATACCGGTCGTTTGCTCGAAGAGGTTCTGGCGGGGTTGGACAAGGACGTCAAGACCGAATTGATCGACCTTTCCAAGCGCAAGGTTCTCCCCTGCATCGGTTGCGATCACTGCCACAAAACCGGCGTCTGCCCGCTGAAGGACGATTACGAGGCGATCAAGAAGAGCCTGCTGGAGTGCGACGGCTTCATCCTGGCGAGTCCCAACTACATCTTCAGCGTTACCGCCCAACTCAAGGCCCTTTTCGACCGCAGCGGCAACATTCTGCACTGTCTCTTGCTCGAAGGGAAATACGGCGCTGTCGTAGAGACGTCAGGCGGCGGCGAGGATGACGAAGTCATGCGCTATATGGAGCGGTTCATCAACTCGACCGGCGCTCAATCCGTCGGTGGCGTCGGTTCCCCCATGGCCGGCGAGCGCACCTTCCCCGACGAAGCCATCCTTTTCAACCAGGCCCGCGATCTGGGCCGGGATCTTTGCCGCAGCATCGAGGAAAAGAAGGATTTCCCCGCTCAGGCCGACTATCGAACGACTTTCAAGGCGCGCATGAAACGGCTGGTGGAATACCGCAAGGGAGAGTGTCCGGCGGAACATCAATACTGGCGGGAGCATCTGTTGGGATGAAGGATGGATAAATGTTGCGGAGCATGGCCCGCCCCCCTACCCCTTCCTGATCTAATGTCCAAGAGACGACACTAGACGGGACAATGCTTCTGCATCTTTGATCCCTGGACTACTTTCCACGCCTGTCATGACATCAATATATTTCGCACCGGTTTGTTCCAGAAGAAGGCGGACATTTTCCGGATTGATTCCGCCCGCTATGAAAACCGGCTTCGATGATACTTTGATGATCTCTGTGCAGAAACTCTGATTTAGCGGGACACCGATCTGTAAAGCGTTGTCTGGCGTTCGGGAATCGGCCAGCAATCCGTAGAGGCTGGTTGTGCAGAGCTTGGCGACAATTGCGGCAATATCCACT
This genomic stretch from Desulfuromonas acetexigens harbors:
- the ylqF gene encoding ribosome biogenesis GTPase YlqF, coding for MKIEWYPGHMAKARRQVADVIISFDVIIEVLDARLPVSSANPILGTLRRHKPCIKILNKSDLADPEITQAWVRFFDAQKDVRALPYDARDRGQVGFITKLCKQLAPKRAKPGFPLRAMVVGIPNVGKSTLINTLAGKKMARVGDRPAITTCHQQVDLRNGIMLSDTPGLLWPDMENQDVAYRLAASGAIGDSAIDYLEVALYAGDYLLRRYPEMLRERYGLNDLPETPTALVEAIGHKRGCLMAGGEIDMHRAAEAFIRELRGGKLGRISFEEPSEETLDSTDNS
- a CDS encoding flavodoxin family protein is translated as MKIAVIIGSPRGMKGNTGRLLEEVLAGLDKDVKTELIDLSKRKVLPCIGCDHCHKTGVCPLKDDYEAIKKSLLECDGFILASPNYIFSVTAQLKALFDRSGNILHCLLLEGKYGAVVETSGGGEDDEVMRYMERFINSTGAQSVGGVGSPMAGERTFPDEAILFNQARDLGRDLCRSIEEKKDFPAQADYRTTFKARMKRLVEYRKGECPAEHQYWREHLLG
- a CDS encoding RNA recognition motif domain-containing protein; translation: MLVDFYVGNIAFETTEEELQKLFEVAGKVRSIHMITDHQTGQFKGCAYVKMADVKVREVVDTLDGALLGPRKIEVSEARPQKPGPPARPGSGKKPNRPGKRRL